The region AGCTTCGATGCGATGCATGCAAGACCGCATACGAAGGGGAATTCATCCTTCCCAGGCTTGCTCGCCTCGATGCCCAATTCCAACGTTTGGCCGAGACCCTCATCGAGTATGGCGGCAATCTCAAAGAGATGAGCGAAGCCCTCGATATCAGCTATCCCACCCTCAAAAAGAGGCTCAATGCCCTCTCCCTGGCCCTCAAGAAACTCAAAGAGCATGACGAACAGACGATCACAGAGATCCTCGAAGCCATCGAAAGCGGCACAATCTCGGCCAAAGAGGGAATCCGACGTATCAAGGAGATCAACGGTGAACTATGAAGAACGAATCCGGCAAATGCTGGCAAAAGGGATCCTCGACGAAAAAGAGGCCATCGAGCTGCGCGGTTCCCTCCAAAGCCGCCCCGCCGATGATCTCCCCCCGAGATCCCACACCATGGAGTGGATCGGGGTGTTTCTGTTGGAGAGTATGATCCTGCTCTTTTGGCTCGTCACAGGCACGGCCTCCGCTCCCCAGGCTGTCGAAGATGTCCGTCAAAACCTCAATGCCCCGGTGCAAAGCGGCATAGCGGGCTACGCCCTTTTTGGAATCGTCCTGCTGCTGTGGACTTGTGTGGCTTACGTGGTACTTTATCTGCTTGCCAGGCTCTCCTATGCCGCTCTGGGTAAAAAAGCGGCGCGACTGGGGCAACTGGATGCCGAGGAGGAGCATCTGCTTTTGATGCAGGAGGCCCTGGAGAAAAAAGCCGGCAGATCCAAGCAGGAGGAGCCTTCCGCCGATCGCCGTGAATTTGTCCTTCGCCTCGACCCCGACGAAAATCCCGTCGATTCCTGGCGATACGAGCTGGAGACGGCTCTACGGCAATGTCGAAACGAGCGGGCCGAAACCCGAAGCGAATATCTCCGGCTGCGCCGGGGGCTTGTCGGTGCCCTGGCCAGGCTGATCGGGCCATTACCAAGCAACAAGGAGGAAGAATGAAAGAGAATGAAATCACGCGGAGCAAACGGGGCGTAGGAGCCTACCTCCTCATCGTGCTGGGGCTGCTGGCGGCGGGGATGCTGATCTGGTTCATCCTGAGCTACAACACCCTGGTGGCCAAAGAAGAGGCGGTCAAAACCGCCTGGTCGCAAGTAGAGAGCAATCTCCAGCGCAAGGTCGATCTGCTGCCCAACCTGGTCAAAACCGTCAAAGCCTACGCCAAACACGAACGCGACCTCTACACGAAGATCGCCGCACTGCGCGCCCAGGCCGCTTCGGTGCTCAAAGAGAGTTCCAGCGGCCCCGACGAAACGCGGCTCGCCAAACTCGACACCCTGCAAAAAGCGCTGCGGAAACAGACCGCCCGGCTCTTCGCCGTGGCGGAAAATTACCCCGTTCTGCGCTCTTCGGAGCAGTTTTTGCAGTTGCAATCCCAGATCGAGGGAGCCGAGAACCGCATCAACATCACCCGTATGCAGTTCAACGAAGCGGTCGGGGATTTCAACCGCTATATGCGCACCTTTCCCGCCAGCATCGTGGCGGGCTTCGCCCACTTCCGGCGCAAAGCCTATTTCAAAGCCGCACCCGGCTCAGAAAAACCCCTGGAGCTGAATCTATGAAAACCCTGGTCAAAACCCTGATCTTCCTGACGATCTCCACCCTCTTCATCGGCTGCCAAAATCAGGCGGAGAACTCCCGGAGCGTGGCCTCACAGGCTCCGGCCGCACAGATCATCTACGACGATGCCGCCGTACTGCTGGACAATGACAGATTCGTCCGGGAATTCACCCGATACAACCGCTGGCTCAAAAAGCGTTATGACATCGATTTCAGAGTCGTAACCACCATCGACGACGGCGATATCGACCTTTACGCCAACCGCCGCTTCAACACACTGATGAAAGAGAGCCGCAGCCACAGCGGTAAAGCCCTTCTCCTGGTGATCAACCCCGTTCAGGACAAGGTGCGCCTGGAGGTTTCGGAAGCGCTGGAGCCCATCTTCACCGACGCTTTTGTTAGCTACATCGAGCGCAAGGGCTTCATCCCCTATTTCCGCGACCAATCCATCGCCGAAGGGGTCTTTATGGCAATGGAGCTGATCAAAGACCGGCTCAACGACGCAGCGGCCGGCAAAGAGTTTCTCCCGCCCATGAAGACCAAATCGATCGGAGGCGGGGCCAAAAACAAAGCCCACATCGGACAAAAAGACCCCCACGCCAAAGAGGGGGCCCAAGTGACGGTCAAGGCAGCCGAACCCCCCAAAGCCGTCCTGAAACGCTACCTCAACGAGGTACTCAAAAAGCACAACAAAAACCCCGACCTCGACATCTACACCGAGGCAAGCAGGAAGTTTTTTCACCATTGGACCGTCACCGAGGTCAACCAGAACAACGAAGTGCGCTTCCTCTCCCCCTGTATCGACCGGATGGAGACCCTCTACAACCCCGATCGAACTCATGCGGTGCTTGCCGTACTCCCCTACGACAAAAACCGCAAATGCTCTCCCTACTTTTTCAGGAAAGAAGAGGGCAAATGGAGGCTCGACATCGCCACGATGGCCCAGGTGCTGCATTTCAATACCCAGATGCAGTGGCATTTCGACACGGCCAAACGCCTTCAGGGGGAAGGGATCTATTACGCTTACGCTTTCGACGGCTACGGAATAGGCCGTAACGGCTACCTCTATACCCCCGATAAACCGAAGCCCAAAGATACGCGATGGGGCTTCTGGGTTCGGGGCTACTACCACCCCGGGGACCGCCGGGAGGATGTCCGGGCCTGGATCCGTTACGTCTGGCCGGGCTCCCCGGCACAGGTGCGCCTCGGCCTGGAGAGGGGAGACAAGATCTACGCCGTCGGGGAAGGTCCCACACGCATCGAAAATGCGACCCACCGGCAATTTATGGACTATATGAAAAACATCCCCAGCGGAGAAATCGCCACCGTCGTCGTGGAGCACTACTACCTCAACGGCAAAGAGACTTACGACTTCGACGCAGTACTCAAGCCTGATGTGCAGTTCAAATATGAAACCAAAAGGGGGATCGCACCGTGAGCGGAACCGAAAAATTAATGCGCTTTTTCAAAAGATCGACCATCGCATTGCTGCTTGCCACCTATGGCATAACAGCGATGGCCGCTTCGACTACATCGGAGAACAACCAAAGCTCCCATACCCACCCCGACCCGTTCAAAAGGGTGATCTACTATCGACTCCCCAACGGGATGCAGGTCTATCTGCTTCCCGACCCCAAGGCATCAAAAGTCCAGGCCGAAGTCGATGTCGGAGTGGGATACGACAATGAAAACGAAAAGAATTACGGCCTCTCCCACCTGGTGGAGCATATGGTCTTCCGCGACCGGCGCATCCCCCATCACGACTATCTCGACTACATCAAAGACCAGGGCGGCACCGGGGTCAATGCAAGCACCAAACGTTACGAGACCGACTACTACGCCACCATCGCGCCCCCCAAGGCCGAGTGGCTCATTCAAAGCTTCGCGCAGATGCTGCTGGATAAGAACCTCACCCAGGAGGATCTGAACGTCGAGAAAAAAGCCCTCCAGATCGAGATCGGTGAACCTCACTTGATCTATCAGATTTTCTATAAGATCGGCCGTCTCATCCAGACCATCACTCCCCCATCGGAGGATCTCTACCGTGACTGGTTTTCGCTCCCCAAACAAAAAGAACTCCCCTCCCCCTACATCGCCCAGATCAACAACCGACGCTTTACCCTCGGCGATGTTCTCAGGCGCTACCGTACCTACTACTACCCGGCCAATATGAAACTTTTCGTCGCCGGGAACTTCGACCCCGAGCGTATGCGGCAAACCATCCGGGAGAGTTTCGGCAAAACTAAACGCCGCGGGACCCTCAGCGTCAGCGAACCCCACCCCCAACCGCGGCTGCCGAAGAAACCCTACGCCGCCTATAATCTGGGCTCCCCCAAGAGCTACGCCAGTGTCGCGACGATGTTTGTGATGAAGGATTACCGTCGCTATCTGATCCTCGATGCCTATACCGATATGCTGGCCGAGCGACTCCAGCAGCAACTGCGCAACCGCGCGGGGAAGACCTATACCGTCAGCGCCACCTCCTTCGGCCGGGGATATGCCCAGGTGATGGGGATTTCCCTCGACGGCCCCCACCGCAGTTTCGACGCCAACATCCACGCCGCCGAAGCGATGATCTCCGCCGACCGCCAAAAGATGCCGCACCCCCTCATCGAAAAGACGCTCTGGAGGTATGAAAAAGAGAATTTCACTGACATCGAGCACGACACCGATACACTGATGAGTATGCTGGGAGCCATGCAATACCTGCGGGAAGATTTCAATATCACCGACAAAACCCCCTACGATCTCTTCAAGTCGATCACCCCCGAGACCTTCGCCCGAACGGTTTCGGAAGCTTTCGCTCCCCGGCACCGCTATCTGAAGGTCTGGAGGGATTACGCCTTCTTCCCCATGGAGCTTGTGGCTATGAGCCTGCTGACTTTAATTCTTTTTATCCTGACCATAGTCTTCTACCCCTCATGGCTGATGAGGATCAAGGGAATACGCTTCACCCAACGGGACGTCAGACTGAGTCGCCGTCTCAGCAGCCGTTTCACCGGGACGCTCATTTTCATCGTCACCTACCTCCTCGCCGCGCTGGCCGAAGGGTGGGTCATCTACCTGGTGGGCAAATGGATCTTTCACGATCCCTACTGGGTCGAACGCATCGACGCGCCCCTGGGGCATCTCATATGGTTCCTGGAGTTCTTCCTCTTTTTGGCCCTCTATGTGGGTCTTTACTACCTCCTCTGGCGCTATTACGCCAAACTCTTTGTCACGGATGACAGGATGATCGCCCTGGGCAACCGCGTACTCGCCATCGACAAGGACCAGATCGCCGCCATCGACGTCGTCCCCGCCCGGGAACGAAAATGGCGACGAACCCTGGGTGCGATGCTCCGCTTCTACAAACCGGTGGTCAAACTCACCCTCAAAGACGGAAAAATCTACTATCTACGCAACTCCAATGCCCAGGAGCTCAAAGAGGACCTGGAGCGATGGATGCAAGAGCAAAGAGGGAAAAGGGAAGAAACCACCCAATGAAAAACGGCTTAGAGCCGGAGGAGTCTTATGCCTGCTAATAACATTGTTTTGTCAGACTATTACAGCGACAAACTGTATCTCTACGACTTGGATAAAAATGTCTTACTCCTGCTGGAAAACAGTATCAAGCATGACAAGTTCACTGGCTGGGTGGCTTTTGAAAAATGTGGGTTGTTTAAAAAGAAAATCGTCACAACAGGATTGTTTTATCTAAATGGAGAAGTTTTTTTCATCTGGGATAAAAAATACTATAGAATGAATAATGATATTGCAATTAAAATAAATGATTTCTACTTTTTGATAAGATTAGTAAAGATAAAAATCAATAATACAGTAGATTATCTTTGTAAACAGTGGTCAAAAGATATCGATCCGTTTGAAATGGATGATTTCTTTTACTTTTTTGAATATTCTGCAAAACATAATTTTGAGAATATTAAATCTTTAAGAAGATGACCTATACAAAGTTGAAAATTATTAAAATGATATTCTTGATATCAGTTTTCTTTTTATTTGGATGCAACAAGAAAGATACTTGTGTATATAATATTGAATCAAAAAATGATATGATCTTATTCTACAAAAAATTTAATATTTATGACTTGAAAACTAAGGTTAGACAAAATGACAATTATATAAAAAAATTTTTATGCTTAAAAGGTTTAAGTGAAAAAATCCCTGGCATTGATGATGAAAATATTATATTGAAGCAGGGGTACATATGTGTTGGTATTAATGATGCAAATGCGACAAAGGAAAATTCCACTAAAGTTCTGAAACTTTATGAATATGAAAAAAAATATAATTTGCTTCTACTTTCCAGTTTAAAGACGGGGGATTCTTATTAACAATAACTACTTGAAAATTTGGGGATGCCACTATTGGTATCTGGGCTTTTTCAACAGGGTATTTTTTGGGTCCTTTGGCGAATTATTTATTAAAGGTAGTCTAGAATGATATATCTCATACTCATTTTCATCGTTGTGATCTTTGCACTTATTTATGACAGATTGAAATATACTAGTGTACGAGATTGGATGTCGGAAATTGAAAAGCATTTTGCGGAAATCTGCAAAAAAGATATTAGTTATATTCCCGAGGAATATAATCTTTTATCAAAAAAGCAAAAAACACTTTCTTGACAATCTATCAAAATACTTGAATTGTGAACAGCTCCCATATCTGTTGGATCAAAAGATCTATAATATATTTTGTCTTCCCATAAAAAATACAAATTAAAATATCACTTTAAATAAATTTCTTTTTAGGCATAATGATCATTATTGTTCTCATGCTGTTTATGATTAGTTGTATTTTATAGACAGGCAATATCAGAAATACATAGAAATATACAAAAATATAAATATTTATGTACTCAATATTAAGTTGTTTGGTAAAGAAAAAATCGACGATGAAGAATTATTACATACAATTTTGGATATGACTTTAAAAGATTTTGTAATAAGATTTAGTGTTTTATACAATTACGATACCAAACAAACCTAATCCGAGAACCTCGCCCGCCATAGGGCTCCATCGTAGTCCTGACCGACAGCAGCGGAGAAGTAGTAGAATCCTTTACCTACGACAACCACTATGGTAAAATCCTAAGCCATACCAGGAGTGTAGAGACCAACAACCCCTACGCCTACACCGGCAGGGAGTTTGACACCCAAGAGCTCTACTACTACCGCGCCCGCTATTATGATCCTACGATTCAGAGATTCATCAGCGAGGATCCGATCGGGTTTGCGAGCGGGGATTTTAACTGGTATCGGTAAATCACCCTCATCTATGTCCGAGCAAAGATTTACCCTTTTTGGCTAAAATGCCCCATCTATAGTTTGGAGCGTTCGATTGGCCAGAGTCCCCTGTACCCACTGTCATCTGGAGTTTGACGAATCGGTAATGATCACCGAAGAGGAGAAGGGCAAAAAGCTCCACTTCTGCTGCCGCGGCTGCCAGGGGGTTTACCATCTGCTCAAAGAGGAGGGGTTGGAGAGCTTCTACGACAAGCTCGGCAACCAGACCCTCGAACCGGCCGAGACCGCCCTCAAAAAAGGCGAAGAGCTGGCCCGTTTCGACCTGGAGGGCTTTCACAAGAAATATGTCCGCACCACGCCGGAGGGGTTCAACGAGATCCACCTCATCATCGAGGGAATCCACTGCTCCGCCTGTGTCTGGCTCAACGAAAAGGTGCTCCACCAGACCCCCGGCATCATCGAAGCGACCATCAACTACTCCAACAACAAAGCCAAGGTGGTCTGGGACCCCGAACAGATCAAACTCTCCCAGATCATCGAGACCATCCGCAATATCGGCTACAACGCCTACCCCTACGACCCGGCGCTCCAGGAGGAGCGGGCCGTCAAGACCCGCAACGACTACTACTCCCGCATCCTCGTCGGCGTCTTCGCCACAATGAACATTATGTGGATCGCCATCGCCCAATACGCCGGCTACTTCACCGGGATGGAGCAGGGACACAAAAACATCCTCAATATCGCCGAATTCATCCTGGCTACCCCCACCCTCTTCTACAGCGGCTGGATCTTCTTTCGGGGGGCCTGGTACGGACTCAAGAACCGCCTCATCAATATGGACGTCCTGGTGGCCACCGGCGCCACCCTGGCCTACCTCTACTCCATCTACGCGATGATCACCCACAAAGGGGAAGTCTACTTCGACTCGGTGACGATGATCATCACCTTCGTCCTGGTGGGCAAATACCTCGAAGTGCTGAGCAAAAAGCAGGCCGCCGACACCCTCGATCGGATCATCGGCTCCATGCCTACCGAGGCTATGGTGGTCAAAGCCGACGGATCCAAAGCCCTTGTCAGCGTGGAGAATATCGAGATCGGGGACCTCATCGAACTCAAACCGGGGGAGAAAGTGGCCGTAGACGGTATCCTGCGCAGCGGCAAAGCCCTCTTCGACGAGAGTTCCCTCACCGGCGAGAGCGAACCGGTCTTCAAGGAGCCCGGCGACGAGATCCTCAGCGGGACCATCTGCCTCGATTCGGTGGTACGCTACGAGGCGACCAAGCGGGCCGGCGATTCGCTGCTGAGCCAGATCACCGAGCTGCTCAGCGACGCCGTGACCAAAAAGCCCCGAATCGAACAGCTGGCCAACGTGGTCTCAGGCTACTTCTCCGTGGCGATCCTGAGCATTGCCCTGCTCACCTTTGCCGGCTGGTATTGGCACAGCGGCTCCTTTGAGACGGCGCTCATCGTCGCCATCAGCGTTATCGTCATCGCCTGCCCCTGTGCTCTGGGCCTGGCCACCCCGATGGCGACCCTGGTGGGTATCGGCCGGGCCGCCAAAGAGGGAATCCTCTTCAAAGAGGCGGCGCAATTGGAGACGATGGCCAAAAGCGACCTTTTGGCACTGGACAAGACCGGTACCATCACCGAAGGGCGCCCCAGCGTCCTCTCGATCAAAACCTATGAGAGCTTCGACCCCGCCGAGCTTTTGGCACTGGTGCATAGCTCCAACCACCCCGTCAGTCGGGGGATCGAACGCTATTTGCTGGAGCATTATGAGAATCTGGCCGAGATCAAACTCAGCGAACTCAAGAGCATCGAAGCCAAAGGAGTCACGGCGCTCTGCGACGGCAAAAAGCTGGCCGGGGGCAACCGGGAGCTGATGCAAAGCCTGGGGATCGCCTGCGACTTCGAAAGCGAGCATACACTTTTCGTCTATGCCGTCGACGGCAAAATCGCCGCAGAATTCGAGCTGCGCGACCGCATCCGCCCCGGTATCCGGGAAGTGATTACCCACCTCAAAGCGATGGGGATCTGGGTGGTGATGCTCACCGGAGATCACGAAGCCAGTGCCAAAAAAGTGGCGGAAGAAGTAGGGATCGAAGAGGTCCACGCCAGGCTCCTGCCCCAGGAAAAGGCGGAGAAGATCCAAGGCTACCACGAAGAGGGGCACATCGTCGTCATGGCTGGCGACGGAATCAACGACGCCGTGGCCCTTGCCTCCAGCGATATCGCCATCGCTATGGGCAGCGGCGCCGATGTGGCTATCGAAGTGAGCGATGTGGTACTCCTGGAAGACAAGCCCGAAAGCCTCCTGGCCGCCTACCGGATCGGTCGGCAAACCTTCCGCACCGTCAAACAGAATCTTGGCTTTTCACTGCTTTATAACCTCGTGGCCGTCCCTCTGGCGGTGCTGGGCTTCGTCAACCCCCTTGTCGCTGCCCTCTCGATGAGCCTCAGTTCCCTCTTCGTTGTGGGGAACTCGACGAGAATCAAACTAAAGAAATGAGGAATGAGGAATGAGGAATGAGGAATTTCGGTTTGCGTTGCTTTGCAACGCCTCTATTGGAATCGTCACCGAAGGTGATACCGATTCCCAATGACCGGCGCAAAAATTTGCGCCTTCGACTAAAAGGAGAACGACAATGAGCGATTCGATTATGGCCCTGATGCTTGGGGTCTCCACTTTTCTCGGAGCCCTGGGACTCATCGCCCTGCTCTGGGGACTGCGCAGCGGGCAATTCGAGGACCAGAGCAAATTCCTCGACGGCGCACGCTTCGACGGTGAAGAGGAGCTCAAAGATGCCGTGATGATGGAACGGAAGAAAAAAGAGGCGCTTGAAAAGAAGAAGAAAAAAGAAAAAGAGTATCGGCCGGTCGATTGAACCCGATAATTTGTTTCATCTCTTCATTTTTTATTATCCCACTCCATAAGATGGGATCTATCTACAATCAAATACATTATGAACTTCTAAATATTCCAATATAAATAATTTGGTTTAATTTTGATTTAACATCTTTTGTGCGATCATAAAGCGATTCTA is a window of Nitratifractor salsuginis DSM 16511 DNA encoding:
- a CDS encoding DUF2089 domain-containing protein, whose amino-acid sequence is MKECPICHEPLQAVKLRCDACKTAYEGEFILPRLARLDAQFQRLAETLIEYGGNLKEMSEALDISYPTLKKRLNALSLALKKLKEHDEQTITEILEAIESGTISAKEGIRRIKEINGEL
- a CDS encoding LemA family protein produces the protein MKENEITRSKRGVGAYLLIVLGLLAAGMLIWFILSYNTLVAKEEAVKTAWSQVESNLQRKVDLLPNLVKTVKAYAKHERDLYTKIAALRAQAASVLKESSSGPDETRLAKLDTLQKALRKQTARLFAVAENYPVLRSSEQFLQLQSQIEGAENRINITRMQFNEAVGDFNRYMRTFPASIVAGFAHFRRKAYFKAAPGSEKPLELNL
- a CDS encoding TPM domain-containing protein, with translation MKTLVKTLIFLTISTLFIGCQNQAENSRSVASQAPAAQIIYDDAAVLLDNDRFVREFTRYNRWLKKRYDIDFRVVTTIDDGDIDLYANRRFNTLMKESRSHSGKALLLVINPVQDKVRLEVSEALEPIFTDAFVSYIERKGFIPYFRDQSIAEGVFMAMELIKDRLNDAAAGKEFLPPMKTKSIGGGAKNKAHIGQKDPHAKEGAQVTVKAAEPPKAVLKRYLNEVLKKHNKNPDLDIYTEASRKFFHHWTVTEVNQNNEVRFLSPCIDRMETLYNPDRTHAVLAVLPYDKNRKCSPYFFRKEEGKWRLDIATMAQVLHFNTQMQWHFDTAKRLQGEGIYYAYAFDGYGIGRNGYLYTPDKPKPKDTRWGFWVRGYYHPGDRREDVRAWIRYVWPGSPAQVRLGLERGDKIYAVGEGPTRIENATHRQFMDYMKNIPSGEIATVVVEHYYLNGKETYDFDAVLKPDVQFKYETKRGIAP
- a CDS encoding M16 family metallopeptidase; translated protein: MSGTEKLMRFFKRSTIALLLATYGITAMAASTTSENNQSSHTHPDPFKRVIYYRLPNGMQVYLLPDPKASKVQAEVDVGVGYDNENEKNYGLSHLVEHMVFRDRRIPHHDYLDYIKDQGGTGVNASTKRYETDYYATIAPPKAEWLIQSFAQMLLDKNLTQEDLNVEKKALQIEIGEPHLIYQIFYKIGRLIQTITPPSEDLYRDWFSLPKQKELPSPYIAQINNRRFTLGDVLRRYRTYYYPANMKLFVAGNFDPERMRQTIRESFGKTKRRGTLSVSEPHPQPRLPKKPYAAYNLGSPKSYASVATMFVMKDYRRYLILDAYTDMLAERLQQQLRNRAGKTYTVSATSFGRGYAQVMGISLDGPHRSFDANIHAAEAMISADRQKMPHPLIEKTLWRYEKENFTDIEHDTDTLMSMLGAMQYLREDFNITDKTPYDLFKSITPETFARTVSEAFAPRHRYLKVWRDYAFFPMELVAMSLLTLILFILTIVFYPSWLMRIKGIRFTQRDVRLSRRLSSRFTGTLIFIVTYLLAALAEGWVIYLVGKWIFHDPYWVERIDAPLGHLIWFLEFFLFLALYVGLYYLLWRYYAKLFVTDDRMIALGNRVLAIDKDQIAAIDVVPARERKWRRTLGAMLRFYKPVVKLTLKDGKIYYLRNSNAQELKEDLERWMQEQRGKREETTQ
- a CDS encoding RHS repeat-associated core domain-containing protein; amino-acid sequence: MLSHTRSVETNNPYAYTGREFDTQELYYYRARYYDPTIQRFISEDPIGFASGDFNWYR
- a CDS encoding heavy metal translocating P-type ATPase; its protein translation is MARVPCTHCHLEFDESVMITEEEKGKKLHFCCRGCQGVYHLLKEEGLESFYDKLGNQTLEPAETALKKGEELARFDLEGFHKKYVRTTPEGFNEIHLIIEGIHCSACVWLNEKVLHQTPGIIEATINYSNNKAKVVWDPEQIKLSQIIETIRNIGYNAYPYDPALQEERAVKTRNDYYSRILVGVFATMNIMWIAIAQYAGYFTGMEQGHKNILNIAEFILATPTLFYSGWIFFRGAWYGLKNRLINMDVLVATGATLAYLYSIYAMITHKGEVYFDSVTMIITFVLVGKYLEVLSKKQAADTLDRIIGSMPTEAMVVKADGSKALVSVENIEIGDLIELKPGEKVAVDGILRSGKALFDESSLTGESEPVFKEPGDEILSGTICLDSVVRYEATKRAGDSLLSQITELLSDAVTKKPRIEQLANVVSGYFSVAILSIALLTFAGWYWHSGSFETALIVAISVIVIACPCALGLATPMATLVGIGRAAKEGILFKEAAQLETMAKSDLLALDKTGTITEGRPSVLSIKTYESFDPAELLALVHSSNHPVSRGIERYLLEHYENLAEIKLSELKSIEAKGVTALCDGKKLAGGNRELMQSLGIACDFESEHTLFVYAVDGKIAAEFELRDRIRPGIREVITHLKAMGIWVVMLTGDHEASAKKVAEEVGIEEVHARLLPQEKAEKIQGYHEEGHIVVMAGDGINDAVALASSDIAIAMGSGADVAIEVSDVVLLEDKPESLLAAYRIGRQTFRTVKQNLGFSLLYNLVAVPLAVLGFVNPLVAALSMSLSSLFVVGNSTRIKLKK
- the ccoS gene encoding cbb3-type cytochrome oxidase assembly protein CcoS; translated protein: MSDSIMALMLGVSTFLGALGLIALLWGLRSGQFEDQSKFLDGARFDGEEELKDAVMMERKKKEALEKKKKKEKEYRPVD